The following coding sequences are from one Triticum dicoccoides isolate Atlit2015 ecotype Zavitan chromosome 4A, WEW_v2.0, whole genome shotgun sequence window:
- the LOC119290080 gene encoding probable CCR4-associated factor 1 homolog 11, with amino-acid sequence MSPVWASWAVPVRSVWASNFKYESENLLHVARRAQYVAVDVHYPGVVHHPGKDHNALTVEERYALVKANVDGLKPLQVGIALYDSDGGYLAAWEFNLRDFRPHADPHDENSLAYLAGRGLNVGALRDHGVSADMLSKKLFESGLVGARRGRSRSWITYAGAYHVAYLLKIVTGGAALPRDVAGFNAAVRRYLGDQVYDVARMAADCPAMPRALEHIVTHLGLHPPLESPHLAAAAGVHALQVFMRLKYVELGGDVRKYRGLLKGLH; translated from the coding sequence ATGTCGCCGGTATGGGCGTCGTGGGCAGTCCCTGTgcgctccgtgtgggcatccaactTCAAGTACGAATCGGAGAACCTCCTCCACGTGGCCAGGAGAGCCCAATACGTCGCCGTCGACGTGCACTACCCGGGCGTCGTCCACCACCCCGGCAAGGACCACAACGCCCTCACCGTGGAGGAGCGCTACGCCCTCGTGAAGGCCAACGTCGACGGCCTGAAGCCGCTTCAAGTCGGCATCGCGCTCTACGACAGCGACGGCGGGTACCTCGCCGCCTGGGAGTTCAACCTCCGCGACTTCCGCCCCCATGCCGACCCGCACGACGAGAACTCCCTCGCGTACCTCGCCGGCCGCGGCCTCAACGTCGGCGCGCTCCGCGACCACGGCGTCAGCGCCGACATGCTAAGCAAGAAGCTGTTTGAATCCGGCCTGGTCGGCGCTCGGCGTGGGCGGTCGCGGAGTTGGATCACCTACGCCGGGGCCTACCATGTCGCATACCTGCTCAAGATTGTCACCGGCGGGGCCGCGCTGCCGCGAGACGTGGCCGGGTTCAACGCCGCCGTGCGGCGTTACCTCGGCGACCAGGTCTATGATGTGGCCAGGATGGCGGCCGACTGCCCGGCCATGCCGCGGGCGCTGGAGCACATCGTCACTCACCTCGGCCTCCATCCGCCGCTGGAGAGCCCTCACCTCGCAGCTGCCGCTGGCGTGCACGCGCTGCAGGTCTTCATGCGGCTGAAGTACGTAGAGCTCGGCGGCGACGTGCGAAAATACCGGGGTCTACTTAAAGGCCTGCACTAG